The following are encoded together in the Drosophila sechellia strain sech25 chromosome 3R, ASM438219v1, whole genome shotgun sequence genome:
- the LOC6612862 gene encoding RING finger protein 37: MSSLINFLNPKLKPSVETDAVCEDGYTAANLVADDVEQLERGFMCFAVCKPPIEIVFDFPKAVDMKVIKLWPSCGALRSTAFELHGRHDGIWERVAFVRDLGRGVDSVTFCYQSDYNSRSSSNSEQSEKVFFFKSAHKILASTNSVKVVIRATERCPPVLRKVQMWGLPARSLDKADRELVKTIWNEISDPYGQRDAAQTPTGQRSPPRNVPELREQSTLSIPEDFLDSITWELMIFPTVLPSGKVVDQSTIDKHAEEEAKWGRQPSDPFTGLEFNAQRKAILHLALKARIEKFLMENSEHFKAVPRSLGTSRQRRRHASQFASSTCQPGQISPAAGTYSALSNAYKQQQRKSRATATATSSSAASFGGSPHSPPAAKRARHSQHGSACATVTSATTSIDQAIQQALQKVTRFSQLPSNSSAGSGSSSAPPASCINCRSAQFGYEIRTCRHLVCRECLVLLSQDQQCVCKVFFRCADVERYHKLDP; the protein is encoded by the exons ATGAGCAGCCTGATCAACTTCCTCAACCCGAAGCTGAAGCCCTCCGTGGAGACCGATGCCGTCTGCGAGGATGGCTACACTGCGGCAAATCTGGTGGCCGACGACGTCGAGCAGCTGGAGCGGGGATTCATGTGCTTCGCCGTCTGCAAGCCGCCCATAGAGATCGTCTTTGACTTCCCCAAGGCGGTGGACATGAAGGTCATCAAGCTGTGGCCCTCCTGCGGAGCCCTACGATCCACTGCCTTCGAGCTACACGGACGACACGATGGTATCTGGGAAAGGGTTGCCTTCGTTCGCGATCTGGGGCGTGGTGTCGACTCGGTGACCTTCTGCTACCAGAGCGACTACAACTCACGGAGCAGCTCCAACTCGGAGCAGAGCGAGAAGGTGTTCTTCTTCAAGTCCGCCCACAAGATCCTGGCCAGCACGAACAGCGTCAAGGTGGTGATCCGGGCCACGGAGAGGTGTCCTCCGGTGCTGAGGAAAGTTCAGATGTGGGGACTGCCCGCCCGTTCCCTGGACAAAGCCGATCGCGAGCTGGTCAAGACCATCTGGAACGAGATAAGCGATCCCTACGGCCAGAGGGACGCTGCCCAGACGCCCACCGGGCAGAGATCACCACCGCGGAATGTTCCAGAGCTCAGGGAGCAGTCGACCCTCTCTATACCTGAGGATTTCCTCGACTCCATCACCTGGGAACTAATG ATCTTCCCCACCGTGCTGCCATCTGGAAAAGTGGTGGACCAGTCCACCATCGACAAGCACGCCGAAGAGGAGGCCAAGTGGGGTCGCCAGCCCTCGGATCCGTTCACAGGCCTGGAGTTCAATGCGCAACGCAAGGCGATTCTCCACCTGGCTCTAAAAGCGCGCATCGAGAAGTTCCTCATGGAGAATTCGGAGCACTTCAAGGCGGTGCCCCGTTCGCTGGGCACCTCTCGCCAGCGTCGTCGTCACGCCTCGCAGTTCGCCAGCAGCACCTGCCAACCGGGACAGATAAGTCCGGCTGCCGGAACTTATTCGGCACTGAGCAACGCCtacaagcagcagcagcgtaAGAGCAGGGCCACAGCTACGGCCACATCCTCATCGGCGGCATCCTTCGGCGGATCTCCGCACTCGCCGCCGGCGGCCAAAAGAGCAAGGCACAGCCAACACGGTAGCGCCTGTGCCACGGTGACCTCGGCCACAACCTCCATCGATCAGGCCATTCAGCAGGCGCTGCAGAAGGTGACGCGCTTCAGCCAGTTGCCATCGAACTCCAGCGCAGGTTCGGGATCCTCAAGTGCTCCGCCCGCCAGCTGCATCAACTGCCGGAGCGCGCAGTTCGGCTACGAGATCCGCACCTGTCGACATCTGGTCTGCCGAGAGTGCCTGGTGCTCCTCTCGCAGGATCAGCAGTGCGTGTGCAAAGTATTCTTCCGCTGCGCCGACGTCGAGCGCTACCACAAGCTGGATCCTTAA
- the LOC6612860 gene encoding 28S ribosomal protein S18c, mitochondrial, which translates to MLKLGKFLAQNATLVNLVGRQQLGTISRLYSAAPESSDSDMPIDITNPYEKDPQQCILCKHSIEPHYKNVKLLSQFQSPYTGRIYGRHITGLCKRRQEQVEQAILRAQQCLLMPGYHKDLDFLQDPKLFDPERPVRPHKY; encoded by the exons aTGTTGAAATTAGGCAAGTTTCTGGCGCAGAATG CCACGTTGGTTAATCTGGTGGGCAGGCAGCAGCTGGGAACCATCAGCCGCCTCTATTCAGCTGCCCCAGAATCATCCGACTCGGATATGCCGATCGACATAACGAATCCCTATGAAAAGGACCCGCAGCAGTGCATCCTGTGCAAACACAGTATCGAGCCGCACTATAAGAACGTGAAGCTGCTCTCCCAATTCCAATCGCCATACACGGGTCGCATTTACGGGCGTCACATCACCGGATTATGCAAGCGCCGGCAGGAACAGGTAGAGCAGGCTATTCTGCGTGCCCAGCAGTGCCTGCTGATGCCGGGATACCACAAGGACCTCGACTTCCTGCAGGACCCCAAGCTGTTTGATCCCGAGCGGCCCGTCCGCCCACACAAGTACTAG
- the LOC6612861 gene encoding uncharacterized protein LOC6612861: MPGEANNTPQSGRRPRLGLSRRGCQSTPLIRLQREGSAANTPNCGEQETPRAPTLSLSSRRIGLSKNRTGLYKKKLEFAAAQGIRDEDQDIVKKPSKKERNDALEALDTPEEVQEKGNQKNQLENSPKSSKIIELQGDIEIWRQGFIASVGDLLTMVEPGLSKNDVLTRLGIPHEMLRYLEEECL; the protein is encoded by the coding sequence ATGCCTGGGGAGGCAAATAACACGCCTCAATCCGGCCGGAGACCCCGACTCGGATTGAGTCGGCGTGGTTGCCAGTCCACGCCTTTAATAAGACTCCAGAGAGAGGGTTCCGCTGCAAATACACCAAATTGTGGTGAACAGGAGACTCCGCGGGCTCCAACTTTATCGCTAAGCTCTCGCAGGATAGGATTGTCCAAGAACAGGACGGGATTGTACAAGAAGAAGCTAGAGTTCGCTGCGGCCCAAGGAATTAGGGACGAGGACCAGGACATAGTGAAGAAACCATCAAAAAAGGAAAGGAATGATGCTCTAGAGGCTCTTGATACGCCAGAGGAGGTACAGGAGAAAGGCAACCAGAAAAACCAGCTTGAAAACAGTCCAAAGAGCAGTAAAATCATTGAGCTGCAGGGCGATATAGAAATCTGGCGGCAGGGATTCATAGCTTCTGTGGGCGACCTACTGACTATGGTAGAACCAGGACTCTCAAAGAACGATGTACTTACGCGGCTGGGCATTCCCCACGAGATGCTGCGCTATCTGGAGGAGGAGTGTCTATAG
- the LOC6612865 gene encoding corticotropin-releasing factor-binding protein: MKLVVYLYFSMIVLGVQAWPSVKRSFEIFPNPAVPHNVHTVSDCMHVASEAGDYIFKKLNPLNSALNREAALLELEAAGAVGVGVVPGEGAAAGAGARAGTAADVQELQPEVCGLYVIGEPDTIVEITMKHYDANCETGALMAFVDGWELNGEYFPGIKDHHRPLEERVYEFCNNYRQWPRVSNKKFFRSSQNAALLQYRIPVRGSFVANVRFHKITQPCNVLVQDTAAMYKMTNFGQARNCTISALFPAVVSLASLRIGGKSVRSQPKVNYDCQLPSDRLEIGGSAGLDAIGMEQASAVCGASSELGPEQAIFCGVSTVRLVSSGRYQNQAAIVLRKADVPDMEIATLICAL, from the exons GCCTGGCCCAGTGTGAAGCGTTCCTTTGAGATTTTCCCCAACCCTGCGGTGCCGCACAATGTGCACACGGTCTCAG ATTGCATGCATGTGGCCTCCGAGGCAGGTGACTACATCTTCAAGAAGCTCAACCCACTCAACTCGGCCCTCAACCGGGAGGCCGCCCTGCTTGAACTGGAGGCGGCAGGAGCAGTGGGAGTGGGAGTTGTTCCGGGGGAGGGCGCagcggcaggagcaggagcacgaGCTGGAACGGCAGCAGATGTCCAGGAACTGCAGCCGGAGGTCTGTGGGCTTTATGTGATTGGGGAGCCAGACACGATTGTGGAGATTACAATGAAGCACTACGACGCGAACTGCGAGACAGGAGCCCTAATGGCG TTTGTCGACGGCTGGGAGCTGAATGGCGAGTACTTTCCGGGCATTAAGGATCACCATCGACCGCTGGAGGAGCGCGTTTACGAGTTCTGCAACAACTACAGACAATG GCCCCGAGTTAGTAACAAGAAGTTCTTCCGTTCGAGCCAGAACGCCGCCTTGCTCCAATACCGAATTCCCGTTCGAGGCTCCTTTGTGGCCAATGTGCGGTTCCACAAGATCACGCAAC CCTGCAACGTTTTGGTCCAGGACACGGCCGCCATGTACAAGATGACCAACTTTGGCCAGGCTCGCAACTGCACCATATCGGCGCTCTTTCCGGCCGTGGTTTCGCTGGCCAGTTTGCGGATTGGCGGCAAGAGTGTGCGGTCCCAGCCGAAGGTCAACTACGAT TGTCAATTGCCCAGTGACCGCTTAGAGATCGGTGGATCCGCCGGTCTGGATGCCATTGGAATGGAGCAGGCCAGTGCCGTGTGCGGTGCTTCCAGTGAATTGGGTCCCGAGCAGGCGATCTTTTGCGGCGTGAGCACCGTGCGGCTGGTATCCTCCGGTCGGTACCAGAACCAGGCGGCCATTGTCCTGCGCAAGGCGGATGTGCCGGACATGGAGATCGCCACGCTCATCTGTGCGCTCTAA
- the LOC6612863 gene encoding sphingomyelin phosphodiesterase, with protein MKAIGILLAIALTSGFLVVSAVNLPGVPVDFNLDDHILSAIADDIAERLAREYINFLKTGVETPEFLKLTNQLAKSHSEKDIFTRNMPDLEPRDSFFVCVACRSVTRVLIRTIRDEDGELHDENSSVLMKEFAMDVCRRLNLQTEEVCEGLIDSNLPSVEYIMRNSESDSQSFCSLFMEFNFCNTGSNQDYNWTLTIDNTGEVSPGPKSDTPTFQDSDIRICQFSDIHHDPYYTPGSLATCAEPMCCQRNKETAEGTSDAAGYWGDYRDCDLPWHAFESALDNAVANSKCDFIYQTGDIVDHMVWATSVEKNTMVLTKVSERLNAAFGDVPVYPCIGNHEPHPLNLFSPEGVPDEISTKWLYEHLYNDWSKWLPAETKETILKGGYYTVVPRKGFRIIALNSNDCYTDNFWLYHSGTDKIPQLQWFHDTLLEAEKNGEYVHVLTHIPSGDGTCWSVWAREFNRCVTRFKSTISGMFTGHSHKDELFVYYSEDEGHPTAVAWNGGAVTTYSNKNPNYREYAVNPETYTVTNHWTWIYNLTAANLKPDEQPEWFLEYEFIKEFTEDLSPAGISKLLDEFAENPELMRKYWRYRVTSADPQVNGGCDRNCLARSLCRAAVTINSQRGRCEELREKLFASLDNEESTSSGSTEATTPGPSTPSDDDNDGGGSSTLGLLSVSSLLAIVLSIRLAL; from the exons ATGAAAGCAATCGGAATCCTGCTGGCGATCGCCTTGACCTCTGGGTTCTTGGTGGTTTCCGCCGTAAACCTGCCGGGAGTGCCCGTGGACTTCAACCTGGACGACCACATCCTGTCCGCCATTGCGGACGATATAGCCGAGCGTCTGGCTAGGGAGTACATCAACTTCCTGAAGACCGGAGTGGAGACGCCCGAGTTCTTGAAGCTCACCAATCAGCTGGCCAAGTCGCACAGTGAGAAGGATATATTCACCAGGAACATGCCCGATCTGGAGCCCAGGGACAGCTTCTTTGTGTGCGTGGCCTGTCGCTCGGTGACGAGGGTTTTGATCCGCACCATTCGCGACGAGGACGGGGAGCTCCACGACGAGAATAGCTCCGTTCTGATGAAAGAATTCGCCATGGACGTGTGCCGCCGCTTGAACCTGCAAACGGAGGAGGTCTGCGAGGGATTGATCGATTCCAACCTGCCCTCCGTGGAGTACATCATGAGGAACTCCGAGAGTGATTCCCAGAGCTTCTGCTCATTGTTCATGGAGTTTAACTTCTGTAACACCGGTAGCAATCAAGATTACAATTGGACCTTGACTATAGACAATACTGGAGAGGTTTCGCCTGGCCCCAAGTCGGACACTCCCACCTTTCAGGACTCTGACATCAGGATTTGCCAGTTCTCGGACATTCACCATGATCCCTACTACACCCCCGGCAGCCTGGCCACTTGTGCGGAACCCATGTGCTGTCAGAGGAACAAGGAGACCGCCGAAGGTACTTCGGATGCAGCTGGATACTGGGGCGACTACCGGGACTGCGATCTGCCCTGGCACGCCTTCGAGTCAGCCTTGGACAACGCGGTGGCCAACTCCAAGTGCGACTTCATTTACCAGACTGGCGACATAGTGGACCACATGGTGTGGGCCACTTCCGTGGAGAAGAACACCATGGTGCTGACCAAGGTCAGTGAGCGGCTCAACGCGGCCTTCGGAGATGTTCCCGTCTATCCCTGCATCGGAAACCACGAGCCTCATCCACTCAACCT CTTCAGTCCCGAGGGCGTTCCAGATGAGATCAGCACCAAGTGGCTCTACGAGCACCTGTACAACGATTGGTCCAAGTGGCTGCCGGCTGAAACCAAGGAAACCATCCTCAAAGGAGGTTACTACACGGTGGTGCCCAGGAAGGGCTTCCGTATCATCGCTCTGAACAGCAACGATTGCTATACGGACAACTTCTGGTTGTATCACAGCGGCACGGACAAGATTCCACAACTCCAGTGGTTCCACGATACCCTGTTGGAGGCCGAGAAGAACGGGGAGTACGTCCACGTGCTGACCCACATTCCTTCGGGCGATGGAACCTGCTGGTCCGTTTGGGCTCGGGAATTCAACCGCTGCGTAACCCGCTTCAAGTCCACAATCAGTGGCATGTTCACAGGGCACTCGCACAAGGACGAGCTATTCGTTTACTACTCCGAGGACGAAGGACACCCCACCGCAGTGGCGTGGAACGGAGGTGCTGTTACCACCTACTCGAACAAGAACCCCAACTACCGAGAGTACGCCGTCAATCCCGAAACCTACACTGTGACCAACCACTGGACGTGGATTTACAACCTGACTGCTGCCAACCTAAAGCCGGATGAGCAGCCCGAGTGGTTCCTGGAGTACGAGTTCATCAAGGAGTTTACCGAGGACTTGAGTCCGGCCGGAATCAGCAAGCTGCTCGATGAGTTCGCGGAGAATCCCGAATTGATGAGAAAG TACTGGCGCTACCGAGTGACCTCAGCAGATCCCCAGGTGAATGGAGGTTGTGATCGCAACTGCTTGGCAAGATCTCTTTGCCGAGCTGCTGTGACCATCAATTCCCAGCGCGGACGCTGCGAGGAGCTGCGTGAGAAGTTGTTTGCCTCG CTGGACAATGAGGAGAGCACATCGTCGGGAAGCACTGAAGCCACCACTCCAGGTCCCAGCACCCCAAGTGACGACGACAACGACGGTGGAGGATCCTCCACTTTGGGACTGCTCAGCGTTAGCTCCTTGCTGGCCATAGTCCTCTCCATCCGCCTAGCCTTGTAG
- the LOC6612858 gene encoding uncharacterized protein LOC6612858, translating into MNSLKVNEFDAAPEASPNRNPSVDSGPGFVRLKTRQKKLLRKALHGGLTREKALEVVQALPIVKGLLPDPYGIQATNPYPSGLVESVRIGLAAESAGTSLTSEQMTMIKEAIIDVTVEQSGSQKPQFEGCVARRGWLLVTCSNSSTSDWFKQNICHIQSKVTTKLKLMDESELPRRNVVLGYFPDSLTTSSQKVLEIIQAQNPVSTAEWRVMNRLTHGELLHLSMAVDNESHKKLIELNGTISFRFGRVKLCLKNSLDRKSVLNGRKETSPNRKSLEKAAVSREIVPAPQEPVITNVSPWNQSNNPWLSHSNPRMQWNQQQMLRYDPYSPRELPSNFLCASYSGSGYGNEGDRRLRPRTWPGNY; encoded by the coding sequence ATGAATAGTCTAAAAGTAAATGAGTTTGATGCTGCTCCAGAAGCATCACCCAACCGAAATCCTTCAGTGGATTCGGGTCCTGGCTTTGTCAGGCTGAAAACCAGACAAAAAAAGCTGCTGCGAAAGGCTCTTCATGGAGGGCTGACCAGAGAAAAGGCTCTGGAGGTGGTGCAAGCTCTTCCCATAGTTAAGGGACTCCTACCCGATCCTTATGGAATCCAAGCCACCAATCCGTACCCCTCGGGTTTAGTTGAGAGCGTGAGAATCGGCTTAGCTGCGGAGTCTGCTGGGACTTCCCTGACCAGCGAGCAAATGACCATGATCAAGGAGGCCATTATCGACGTGACCGTGGAGCAATCTGGCAGTCAGAAGCCCCAGTTCGAGGGATGTGTGGCTCGAAGAGGATGGCTTCTTGTGACTTGTTCCAATTCCTCCACCTCAGACTGgttcaaacaaaatatttgccataTCCAGTCGAAAGTAACCACTAAACTGAAGCTAATGGATGAGTCTGAACTGCCAAGAAGGAATGTCGTCCTCGGATATTTTCCAGATAGTCTAACCACCAGCAGCCAGAAGGTCCTGGAAATCATTCAGGCCCAGAACCCAGTCTCAACGGCGGAATGGAGGGTCATGAACAGGTTGACCCACGGTGAGCTACTGCATCTTTCCATGGCAGTTGACAATGAATCGCACAAGAAACTGATCGAACTGAATGGAACCATATCCTTTCGATTCGGGCGTGTAAAACTTTGTTTGAAGAACTCCCTCGATAGGAAATCTGTACTAAATGGTAGAAAAGAAACATCGCCAAATAGAAAATCCCTTGAGAAAGCTGCTGTAAGTAGAGAAATTGTGCCTGCTCCTCAGGAACCTGTGATCACAAATGTTAGTCCATGGAACCAATCCAATAATCCTTGGCTTAGCCATAGCAATCCAAGGATGCAGTGGAATCAACAACAGATGCTCAGGTATGATCCTTACAGTCCAAGGGAACTTCCGTCGAATTTTTTGTGTGCCAGCTATTCAGGATCGGGCTATGGGAATGAAGGAGACAGGAGGCTGAGACCTCGAACTTGGCCAGGAAACTACTGA
- the LOC6612859 gene encoding thyroid transcription factor 1-associated protein 26: MKPRSQKSQGKPNGNPNRGPGKVGHNQKPYFKNKNKQKAKGEKPNKPEIRNMKRKEKAAQEAAEREKVRADRDAQVKAYKKKRLEKTKAISKRTQKGQPLMKDRMQLLLKQIEEMKRN, from the exons atgaaGCCGAGATCGCAGAAAAGCCAAGGAAAACCCAATGGAAATCCAAACAGAGGCCCTGGTAAAGTGGGCCACAACCAGAAACCCTACTTTAAGAACAAGAACAAGCAAAAGGCCAAAGGG GAAAAGCCAAATAAACCGGAGATTCGGAACATGAAACGCAAGGAAAAGGCTGCCCAGGAGGCTGCGGAGCGGGAGAAAGTTAGGGCGGACCGGGATGCCCAGGTGAAGGCCTATAAAAAGAAGCGTTTGGAGAAAACTAAGGCCATCAGCAAAAGGACCCAAAAGGGACAGCCCTTGATGAAAGATCGTATGCAGCTCCTTCTAAAGCAGATCGAGGAGATGAAACGCAACTAA
- the LOC116801495 gene encoding uncharacterized protein LOC116801495: MIYFKFCWLLVVVLLFISSQNVCAAPKRKGKRIFQLPKININIHHNNIHIG, from the exons ATGATATACTTTAAATTCTGCTGGCTTCTAGTCGTCGTTCTGCTCTTCATTTCATCGCAAAATGTATGCGCAGCTCCAAAGAGAAAAGGAAAACGAATATTTCAGCTTCCTAAAATCAACATAAATATCCATCATAACA ATATTCACATCGGCTAA
- the LOC6612864 gene encoding sphingomyelin phosphodiesterase, with the protein MKLIRSSTLLGIGILIVGCGAFSLPSVYDVLSKDQQTTSFVSASVAEEISREYLKYHRTGIETERLQQLGKDIRSSHSKKAIFTESMADLTSTDQFFVCTLCRSTINVFARTFTEGELSGPERDDEAKKLLLGMCDYFAISTQEVCSGLFDLNWPILDFILNETVAQSNTFCSMLPIPICQVQQDEYNLTLSIQGDSPKESNSNLPAKSSDDILVLHLTDIHYDPEYAEGSNAACDEPMCCRNSLPEGSDSSAAAGFWSDYRDCDCPKRLILSAFEHIKENHKIEWIYHTGDVPPHNVWSTTRQGNLDMLSEIDELLAKYFPDTPIYPCLGNHEPHPANVFGNDEIPSSLRVDWLYEHVWSLWSKWLPAEAEKTVLRGGYYTASPSKGHRIVALNSMDCYLYNWWLFYNATLIQEQLQWFHDTLLSAEEAGESVHILTHIPAGDGDCWCNWSQEYNRVLTRFNGIITGVFSGHTHKDEMNLHYSEDGYATVVNWNGGSLTSYSNKNPNYRLYELHPENWQVLDHHTYTFNLTEANLTPEEQPKWELEYQFTKEYTEDTSPAGIDRLLLEMAEKPDLLRKFWRNKFTNSDPKLAEGCDNACLSKTICRIATSNYQERTRCKELQAILAESLEKEPDTDDNNGGGAAGLSALSLASLLALLAASKLLG; encoded by the exons ATGAAGTTGATCCGGAGCTCAACTCTTTTGGGCATCGGCATATTAATCGTCGGCTGTGGAGCGTTCAGCCTGCCCTCCGTTTACGATGTCCTGTCTAAGGATCAGCAGACCACATCCTTCGTATCTG CCAGCGTAGCGGAGGAGATAAGCCGTGAGTACCTGAAGTACCACCGAACTGGCATCGAGACGGAGAGGCTTCAGCAGCTGGGAAAGGACATCCGGAGTAGCCACAGCAAGAAGGCCATTTTCACGGAATCCATGGCCGATCTCACCTCCACGGACCAGTTCTTCGTCTGCACCCTGTGCAGATCTACCATCAACGTGTTTGCTCGAACTTTCACCGAGGGAGAGCTGAGTGGTCCGGAAAGGGATGATGAGGCGAAGAAACTGCTGCTGGGCATGTGTGACTACTTTGCTATCAGCACCCAGGAGGTGTGCTCCGGATTATTCGATCTCAACTGGCCCATTTTGGACTTCATTCTGAACGAAACAGTGGCACAGTCGAACACCTTTTGCAGCATGCTGCCCATCCCAATTTGCCAGGTACAACAGGATGAGTACAATCTTACTTTGTCCATCCAGGGAGACTCGCCCAAGGAATCGAACTCCAACTTGCCCGCCAAGAGCTCCGACGATATTCTCGTCCTGCATCTGACCGACATCCACTACGATCCTGAGTACGCCGAGGGCAGCAATGCAGCTTGCGATGAGCCCATGTGCTGCCGAAATTCCCTGCCCGAAGGATCTGACTCCTCGGCAGCTGCTGGCTTTTGGTCGGATTACCGTGATTGTGACTGCCCCAAACGCCTCATCCTGAGTGCTTTCGAGCACATCAAGGAAAACCACAAGATCGAGTGGATTTACCACACTGGAGACGTGCCGCCCCACAACGTGTGGTCCACCACCAGACAGGGCAACCTGGACATGTTGTCCGAAATCGACGAACTGCTGGCCAAGTACTTCCCGGACACGCCCATCTACCCCTGTCTTGGGAACCACGAGCCCCATCCAGCAAATGT TTTCGGAAACGACGAGATTCCCAGCTCCCTTAGAGTTGACTGGCTCTATGAGCACGTGTGGAGTTTGTGGTCCAAGTGGTTGCCCGCCGAGGCGGAAAAGACTGTTCTTCGAGGAGGATATTACACCGCATCCCCGAGCAAAGGACACAGGATTGTGGCCCtgaacagcatggactgctaCCTGTACAACTGGTGGTTGTTCTATAATGCCACGTTGATTCAGGAGCAGCTGCAGTGGTTCCACGACACTCTATTGTCGGCCGAGGAGGCGGGAGAATCGGTCCACATCCTGACCCATATACCCGCTGGAGATGGAGACTGCTGGTGTAACTGGTCTCAAGAATACAACAGGGTGCTCACTCGATTCAATGGCATTATCACAGGAGTCTTCAGTGGTCACACCCACAAGGACGAGATGAACCTGCATTACTCCGAGGACGGCTATGCCACGGTGGTCAACTGGAATGGCGGTAGTCTGACCTCCTACTCGAACAAGAACCCCAACTACCGGCTGTACGAACTCCACCCGGAGAACTGGCAGGTCCTGGACCATCACACATACACATTCAACTTGACGGAGGCCAACCTGACGCCCGAAGAGCAGCCCAAGTGGGAGCTGGAGTACCAGTTCACCAAGGAGTACACCGAGGACACGAGTCCCGCGGGAATCGATCGCTTGCTGCTGGAAATGGCAGAGAAGCCCGACTTGCTCAGGAAGTTCTGGAGGAACAAGTTCACCAACTCCGATCCCAAGCTGGCAGAGGGTTGTGATAACGCCTGTTTGAGCAAGACGATTTGCAGGATAGCCACCAGTAATTACCAGGAGCGCACTCGCTGCAAGGAACTTCAGGCCATCCTGGCTGAGAGC TTGGAAAAGGAGCCGGATACGGATGATAATAATggcggtggtgctgctggACTATCTGCCCTCAGCTTGGCCTCCTTGCTGGCGCTTTTGGCTGCATCTAAGCTCCTTGGATAA